Genomic window (Alligator mississippiensis isolate rAllMis1 chromosome 7, rAllMis1, whole genome shotgun sequence):
CTCAGCCCGTGGTGCTCTCCTGTTGGACGTGGGCATGCTTGTCTGCTTAGATCCAGGGCAAGCATCAAGACAGGGGCCTAGTGTGAGCGGGAGAGGTGGCGCCGATGCGAGTAGATGGGGGCACTGCTTGGTTGAGAGCAGcgtcttcctgggatgctgggagctTATAGAGGGTGCACTAGTTAGGACCAAGCTCGGAGCTGCTGGCTAGAAAGAGGGCTCGGTAAGGAAATCCCTCTCCTTGTCATatggcagaagtggtgaggcGTGGGCAAGGGCAGAAGAGAAACCTCTCAAGTTATTCCAGTGATCCTCCCTcctaggaaggggctggggcactgccCAGGGAAAGAGCACAGCAACCAGCCACCTTTCCATCGAACTGCTCATTCTCTACGGGGCCTTACCTGGCTGAGGAAGGCTGTCCCTGTGAGCCTCAGCTTTGGTGACCCAGCCCGCACCCATTTGAGGATCTCCTTGATGAAATTTGGCGTTACCATGCCCGACGGCAGCAGAGCCCTGCAAGAGAAGACCCCTGGCTGTGGGACCGGCTGGGCACTGCCAGAGCTCAGTTGCTCGGAGGCGGCAGCTCTCATCTCTTGGGGCAcaagctccctgtccccagccccacgccACCCTGCAGCTTCAGCGTGGAAAGTGCCCCCTccgctgctctcccctctgcctaGAGCGCAGATGCAAGGCAGCCTGCCTCTtacctggccagctggcacacCCCCTCGTGGTGTGTCTCTGGGCACTCAAGCAAGGGCCACGTTCCCTTCTTGCACAGGGATGCGGCCACACTTTCCCCTATGCCCTTTGAAATGGCGCAGGCCAGGGCCTCCATGGAAAGCCTGGGGAAAGAGAAGGCCACGTGGACAGGCTGTAAGGAGGTGCTGCAGCCGGAGCAGGACCAAAACTCCCTGTCACTCGGGAGGTGCGTTACTCAGACACTTATACACACCCAGCCAAGTGCGGTGTGATACCCATGTGCCTGGCCCCCCGAAAGGGAGAAAAGGCCCTgtctgcccacagctgcagctgtaggGATGACAAAGGTCTCCAAACTGGTTGCTACTTCTGCTCTCCAAGCCTTCCCGATGGCTAAGGCAGACAGCTCAGATCAAACCGATGCTGCCATTGTTTCTCATGCCTTTGTCCCCTGGCAGGGACAGGAGGCTGGGCTTTGCACGCATCAATGCTGGAAGCCAGAAGGCAAGCATGGAGGCTCTCCCAAGCCCAGAGGAGGTCAGATGGGAGGATCAAACAGCTGTAACATGTCAGACGGCCCTTGGCAGACAAGCCCCGTGTCTTTCAGCTGCCAGGACCAagacagctcagcacagcccttggCAAGGAGACATCACCCTGCAGGCAGTGGGCCTGAAGTGAGGCCAAACCTGTGACAGCAGTCTGagcctgcccctcacctgcaagGGTTGCCCACTACGTGGACTTGGCCCTCTGTaatgctgctcaggctcccgccgGGCGCTGGCATTTTTTGCCCCACGGTGTGGCTTGTTTGCTCCACAAGAGCACGCAGCATGGCTGGGAGCATGTCCCTCAGCACTTGGCCACACTGCAGGGTGCTGATGATTTCCAAAGCAGCACAGGTTgcctgaagggagagagaggaccaGAGTCAGCCCGGGGAAGACATCTGGAAATCCACAACTCCAAGTCCAAAGGTCTCTTCCTCACATCCAGGAGAGCGCAGGACAGCCCAGGGAGCACCTCCCTTAGCAATTGGCTCTCCTCCCAGTCACATCCCTTCCCAGTCAatcccttcccagtcacatctgtgcacacctggggctgggctgtcacTTACTGCCAGTGGCTCAAATGCTACGGTGAGTGAGCTGCTCTCCGTCTCAGCCCGATGGTCCAGCTTGGCGAGGAACAAATGCAGCACGTGGATGGAGAAATCATCGCCTCCACCCATCGCCCACCACAATTCAGAGGTGTCACTGCAAATTAATCCGAATTACAGATGAGCTGCGGATACTCTGGTGATGTCATGAAGCAATAGGGCATTGAAGCAAAGATCAAGGGTGCTGATGGGGTAGGACGGGGTTGGGCGCAGTGATTCCTCTTCCAATGCCATTAGGCacaagcctggcatttcctacaCAAACCCACCAGGACATGGCTCTCCAGAAGTCATCCCAAGGGATCTGCACCTGGCTTGACCCTCTACGGGCTTTTCCAGGCTGTGGGATCTGCGTGTCCCTCGGTacaggaggtggggagtggcaagTACCTGTCCATGGGCAGAGGTCTACAAAGCAGGCTGCTGGTGACGGCCTCTACGTGGAAGCCTGCTAGACTGGCCACAGcttccagcaggcagctcttCATGCACCCTTCCTGCATAGCTGGCATGTGCATCGTTATGGTGCCCAGGATGTCCGgcacctgcagggaaaagaagaagaacaaggGCCCTTGCTCACTTGCCAGCACAAGAGAAACCAATCCCTCCCATGCTTGGAAAGATGCTGCCATCTGAGCTATCCCTTGCTTTAAGGGACTAGTGTCCAGACACTGCTGCCTCAGGATGATCCTTAGCAATGAGCACGTCCCTATGCCCCTGCCCGGGGTGAAAGTGGGCACTGCTACACATGCGCCAACACCCACCAACCCACAACCCTCAGCCCctcgtgcacccatgtgcacacacctacagcctaatGGCATGGGCCACCTGGGACCTATTTCTGCCTGCCTTAACCTTGCACAAGCACCCCAACCAATATCAATATCTGGGAGCTGATTTAAGATGCTCATTTTGGCCTTTTGCCTGTGGGGGTGCTTAGGTGAGGACCAACAAGCACCACCAACTTCACACCCCCTGATCCGCGCATCCCCATCTCAGGCTAGCAAGGGAAATGGCCCTTGCTTCATGCCCAGGGATCAGCGGTAAGATCGCTGTCCACACCGCATGAAAGCAGCATTTGAAAAGCATGAAGCAAATGCAGAAATCCTCCTCAGCTTCAACTTCACCTCCTTCAGCAGGGCCTCTccatgctccttgatgattctgaGGAGCCAATGTCCTCCTGCTGTGGCACATGTGGGGCTGGCTCTCAGCATGCCAGTCAGCATGGTCTCCATGAACTCATGGGTCTGGCTTGATGGACAATATTTTCCAAGGACCTGGAGACAAATTGAAAGAAGGGAAACTGCGCTGAAGTTCTTCTCCAGGTGAGACAACTGGTGAAGACCTAAGAGCTGCTGAACGATGGTTCatgagcaggtgctgcaggagggaTCTAGCTCCTCATTGGGAATGGCAGCTACCCCAGAGCTCAAGGCTGATGTTAAAGAGTCGTGCTGTGCAGAAGCCTCTGCCCTATGGTGGCGTGGTGTACATGCAAGAGGCAAACCCTGAGCTTAAATGTTGCTTCCATCTTCAATGGAGAGAGCCTCATTTGACAAcaccaaatgatcccagccaagctGCGCCCCAGGATATGTCGAAGCAGGCACAGAAGGTGACCGAGTCCTGGTTATAGCTCTCATTTGGGTGCTGTACTGACACAGGTTTCTTCTTGTGTGCAAGGACAGAAATGTCTGCAAAACTTTCTAAGCTAGCTCTGACTTCTTTTTCTACCATGCACAAggggaaacagcagcaggcagtggatgAACAATAATTGTCCCTAATGCCTCCCCCATGCACTCCACAGGAAGAGGTAAACCATGTGTGAGCAAAGGAGTGGACAGTGAAGGACGCCCGGTCCCCAGAGTCCCCACACCAGCCTCTTGAGACACTCACCTTGGCCATGCGGGAGGATGCGGCAAGCACAGTCTCGGGGGTGGAGGCTTTCAGCTCCTCCCGGATACccttcagctcctcctctgctgcatcCATGCCCATGGACTGATCTGGAATAAAAATAAGGAGGAAAGAGGGCCGTAATGACGTCTGATACAGAACCttggctccatggaggacccaCGTGCAATGTCATGGGCAGTGCGGTCCAAGGGTGATGTCTAAGCGGCTTCAGGGGGGTGGAGGTGCGGTGGGATCAGAGCTGCTACAAGCCTCTCCCCACGCAACTCTCCTCTCCCAGGAGGTcatcccagggccagtcatgGGGCTTTTGAGATAACTTTAGACTAGTAGCGAATGGACAGAGAAGAGCAGCGTTTCCAGACGGAGAAATGGGGCAGAGATACTTGCACCTACTCCGAGTGCCCTCACCTTgtatggggaggaggcaggcaatGCAGTCAGCAGCCCACAGCCGGGATGTGGCGAGAGAGGCGCAGGAGTAGGgcgccagcagccccagcaggaaccCGGTTTTCCCAAAGGGCTCTTGCAGCTGAGAAAGGAGGATAAAGACCTTAATGAAATGTGCCTGGGTCTGCCTGGAGTGACATTCAAGTTTCTGGTCCTGGGAAGGTGAGAACAGGAATGCATCCCTGTCTGCTAGGCAAGATGTCTGGGTCTCAGGGGTAGGCTGCCACAACGACGCCAAGACAAGAGAGAGTTAGCCCATACTTACTCTGCAGTAGACGGCCTCTCGGCAGGCGGCAAGCAGCTGGGCACTGCCCTGCaaggccctgtccctctcccactccttgtCAACTGAAAGCCATGGCTCAAGAAGCTGTCGGGAGAGCAGACTACTGTCAGAGGCACCTCCAAAACAGCTCAGATGAACCATTTCAACTGCAGACATCACCATCGCCCCTGACATCCCTCCAAGCAACCTGATCCTTTCACCCTCTGGACACATCCCAGGGGGACTGTCTTTGTCCTGAAGCCGCAGGACCTGTGCAGTGACCCTGGCACAACAAGGGGCAGCTACGAGGCATGTCAATGGGATGCCAGCCCATACCCACAAGGACACCTCTCATTTGCCCTGCTGAAGGAAACCTTCCTCCCTGTCGCTTgggcccacccctgccttcccagaaaagagagctctgctgctcctgctagCTACTCACGTGGAACATCTCCATGACCCAGCTCTCAGTGGGGTCTTCTTCAAGGAGGCCTCTCATGAGCTCGCCCAAGGCCTGCATGGACAACTCGTGCAAGGACTGCAAGCGGGAGACAGAAGAGGGAAGCTGGAGCGTGTTCACAAACCCCAGACCCCTTTGGGGAGGCCAGGGgtgactgccaggcccagggccggCTGGGGATCATGCCGGTGGTCCCAGGAGGCGATGCCACAAGTCGGCTCTTTAGGTGTACCTGTATTTGCAATGAGTCCTGAGCTGTCTCcccctcctgtgtcaggtgctgcacagctgggagaggTACCAGGCACCTGAGGCAGGTTTCAAGCAGGCTTCTGTTTGCATCCCGATTCAGGGAGGGTTTCACCTTGCTGGCAGgagacagagaggaagaaaagccctCCGTCACACTGGAAAGTGGGTCTAGTGCTCAGATACGATCTGAACCTGGAACCTGAAATCCAGACATCCCTGGGCATGGCGGCTGAGAAGCTCTTGCACTGCCCACCACTCCTACTtgtcccaccaccacctccaggtctTTCCATCCAACTCCCCAAGCCGACCAAACACATTGCAACCCCCTGAACCCcgctgcaggcagggcagcctgtGACTGGAGCCCTGCATGTGTTTCTCATTTCCACATCTGGCAGGAAGAGCACCCCAGGGTGAAGCAAGGAGCTCATCTCTGAGCAGGGCATCCCAGCGCTGAGAGCCAGGGCACGAATCACCTACCTCAGGTGCTTAATGGCAAGCATGGCCGTGAGGCGAACAGGAGAGGCCAGGGAATCCATCGGTTCCTCTTTTATGAAGTCCTAAAAGGCATTAGCAGAGATGTGACTCAGGGGAAGACGGATGTGGAAAGCAGTCTGCCCCCACAAAAGAGCCACTCCCAGGAAAACCAGTCCTGCTCCGTTCCCCCCAGGCCCTTTGCAGTTTGAACCCCCggcctcctccccactcaccagcatgtaccccagcagctcctctttgTACGTGAACTGAAAGCTCTGGGAGCCATCAGCATCCTGGATGGCACGGCTGATCTCAGTGACTGACCGGATGAGGGTCAGCTTTAAGTCCATGTCCTGAATTTCATGGGGGAACGACAAAGAGATGGGGATGAGGAGCGGAGAAGAACCGAGGTCCATAAGGCAGCCTCCTTTGCACCCCTGAGAGATGTCTACAAGCCCCAGATCCACCCCCGTCTCAGACAAGGTGCATGGCAGTGTAGGGGCTCCCGTCTGGGGTAGGTGATCGTGCCTCAGTGACGCAGGGAGTTAGGGGCTGGGAAGTGCATGAGCAGAGGTGGGCTCGTTGAACATTTACCTTATTGAGGATGGTGATGCCAAGCACCtgggaaataaaatgcaaaactaCCGTCAGCACCTGGGACGGCCCCAGAGCGCAGCACACTGCTGGGTCCAAACAGCGGCCGGGCTGGGGAGTGCAGAGCAGCGCAGGGGCATGAATGCACAACCCCTGCCAGAGCAGGTTGAGAGGAGCATCTAGCCCAGCACTCTCCATACATGGGTCCCTCCCACTGCCCATCGCCCCAGGAGCATGAACGCGGATGCTCCTCACAGGCAGGAGTTCAGGGTCATCAGAGCATCCGAGCCGTCCAGGCACCCCGGTGCAGAGCAGACCTCAGTCCCACGGCAGGCCTGTTCCCACCACGCTGCACTCCCAGGCTCCTACCTGGCAGCTGCTCATGTAGTGCTGCAGGACCCTCCTGGTGATGTCACGCTCCACGCGGGGGAGCAGCTGTGTTTGGGGGGCATGCACAGCTATTTGGCTGTAGGCCAGGATCAAGGCCCTGTGggtcctgcctcttctcccctggtGAAAGTCCTGCAGGGGTAACACGACACTCACaccatgccctctgcccccaagcAGGAATCCCTGCTGACCaaggagctgccccagcagcGATACCAGCTCTCCTTGCCAGCCCCACAAGACCCACAGCTCTCACAGCACCATCCCCAGCGCTTTGTTTCAGATGCTCCCAAGCCTCATCATGTCTGTCCTGCACGTGGGCGGCTTGGCAGAGAGAGCTGTCGTGCCACGCTGAGCCACAGAGGTGCGGACAGGGGCAGGCGAGAGTTGGTGACCTCCAGGAACTGGGGCAGCAGGCCTggcggtggggcagggggtgggagtgcagtcctgggtcccagcccctgctccagggccGCCTCAGGCATTTGGCCATAACGAGTCCCTGCACACAATGCATTCGGAGGGCCGGTGTGGAGGAGGTGGCCCTGCCTGCTGTGCTCGGTGCAGAAGCTGAGCCCCATTTTCCAGCAAGCACGTAGGTGTCTTTCGactccccagcacctgcccagggagCTGGGTGTGCACGCAGACTATGCACTTGGAGCTGGTACATTCAGGTTGGGCAGTAGGACTCGTGTCTCCTCTCCCACAGCTAACGGAAAGAGGTGAAAACTACACAGTCTCTTTCTCTGGGTGAACAAGAGATGTAGCTGCCTCCAGGCCCAAAAGGGGCTCTTTGAATGCTGACTCATTAACCTGAGGCATAAAAAGTGTGACTAGTGCAAACTGCGCTCCCCACTGTCTCAGCAAACCTCTGATGTGGAGCACGTTCCCTGGGAGAGGGTGCCACTGccaagctgctcttctccagggttTGTAGGGGAGGAAGCCGGAGAAAGCCCCCAGCTCCATTACCTGCAGGAGGCTGATGATCCCAGACACCTGCACTTTACTTATGGCAGCACCAAAGTCCTCCAGGGTGCTCAGGGTGGGGTCCAAGTGGCCCTTGGCTGAGAAAGCCAGGATGCTCACGACTTGCTGAAACCCAAGAAATGCATTGGTGAGTGGGTCTGACCTGACCCGAGCATCCCCCCCGCGTCCCATTGATGCTACAATGCGCACCCGACCTGGAGCAAGCGAAGGGGCTGTGCGAGGGGAAGGCGAAGGGAAAGCCGTGTAGCAAACCGGCAAGAGAGAGGTGAGGACACGAGGGGAGTCAGGGAAGACCTGGCCGTGTCTGGACAGAACAGGGCCCTCACCTCTCTCTCCGAAGCGTCCATGTAATCTGTGTCCTACAGAAATTTCTGGAGCTGGGATTTCATGTAGGCAACATCCTGGCAAGAGGCCAGCGTGGTACCAAGTGCCTTATAtaggaaagtctgaaagaagGAGACCAACATCACCAAagagctgggaacacagcagcctgCTACTTGGGACAAGAGCAGCCCAGAAACAGCCCGTCCCCAGGAAGGACCaagagagcccagccccagcacccacacacccagcaactgccccacactgtgcagggaACTGGCAACTAACGGCAGGGGCAGCCCCTCCGAGAAGCTCCCTTTGGGGCAGTCAAGTGGGTAGAGAACCAAGGACCATGCCTTGGATCAAGAAAATAGATTGGAAAAGCACAAACTCTGGAGAGAAAGtttctgcagccttcctgccccagcaccgTGAAACAGGTGCAGCAACCCAGGCTTCGCCAAGAGCACGCACCTTCTCCGGGGAGGAGCAGGCGTAGCTGGCcgtctgcagctgcagctccaggatcagCTCTCTGCTCCATGCATCGTCGTCAATGGTCTGCAGTGTCCTGTTCAGGAACTGAGGGCCCGAGTGAAGGGAAGCAAAGGGACGGGTGCATGGGCTGAGTCGTCgtcctcctcctctgctgtgcCCTTTCTAACACCCAAGAGGCCCTGAGCAAGGCCTCGTCCCCTTCCACTTGAGCTCAAAGACACTATGGAAAGGCTGGACGATCCCAAATGACAACTCTGGACGTCAAGCCAGACTCAAGGAGACTGGCAAACCTTCCAAGTTGGACTCCTCCTGCCTTATTAACACTCAGCACCTCATTTTCCTGAGGTTTGAGGGAACCCCCCCTTCCCAGACAGCCCTCTGCGGTTTGCCTGGCTGCCGTAACAGCTCTGCGAGCCGTCCTGTAccttcagcagcaggtgctcccaCCACACGTTGTCCTGGCAGGTCTGAGCAGTTCCTGAAAGTGGGAGGCAAACAAGAAGGATGTCACTGCTGTCGGCACTGAAGAAGAGTCCCAGGTGTCTCCCTGGGCATCCCTTCTGCGGAAGCTCCTGCATCCGCACCCTGGCACCTCCTGGGTCCCAAAGTCACGGGCCTTGCCCCCCATGCTCACTGGGTCCAGCACACATCATGCTGACAGGCCTGGGAGTTGTGCACAGCCAGTCCCTGCAGAAGTGGCCGTAGGAGGAatggagggtgctcagcacctggcGGACATGCTCAGCACAGCTCGGCACAGGGCTGGGATTTGCAGAAGGGCAAAGCGCACAGAGTTTGCACTGGGGGAGCCCTTCAAGGGCAAAACCTCCCCTGAGTCCCATCAGCCTCAATGCTGTCTGGCCCCTGGGTTCGTCCCCTGCGACAAAGAGCAGAAGCTTTAAAGCATGTGGCGCTGCGGCAGGGGAATGGCACCACGGGGCGCTCCCCCCAGGTCGTTACCTTCCATAGTCATGAGCAGGATGGGGATCTTGATCCTCCACTGCTCCCCAACAGCAGGGTGGATCGTGCGGTGTAGAGCCCAGAGTCCCCGCAGCGCACGATGCGCACGGGTCCTGTCGCCCAGGGCCGAGGCGACCACCTGACAGCGAGAGAGAAACACGGGCTCAGCTCTGGAGCGGGGCTGCACGCCTTTCCTTAGCAGGGAAACCGGCCTCCAGCACACATGGCCAGAGCCTTCAGCCATCAGACACAGGCCTCGTGCTGTGCTTGGCCTCTCCACAGGCTGCGAGGCGGAGGCCGAGCCTGGCTGTGCTCAGcgaagggcagggagctctgcCGGCAAAGGACAGCTCGCGTGCGGGAAGAGGCAGAGCGTGCTCCTCCAGCCAAGGCGACGGGCACGtgtctcccaccccactgcccttccccactcctctggCAGTGACCTTTCCAGGGTACTCACCAGGAGTCgtgccagcagcccctgggcactgggaagtttggctggagagagaaagagggcatGGCCATGTGTGACTGCTTTGCAACAGGGTGATGCTGCTACAACCCCGTGCATCCCCAATGTGCCCACCCATGTACGctctgggccctgggcacatctggcACTTCCATGGCACTGCCCGTGTCTGGATTGCAAGCAACTTGCCCAGGgagcttgccccctgcccctctgtgaGACAGGCGCTGCTCAGGCACCCCTGGAtgagtggggaagctgaggcagaaaGGCCCTGGGATTCCCCTATGGCACAGCATACATCTGGGGTAGCCCTGGGCTTTGGGGACCCACACCTCCCGGGTTGTAATGACCCAACTGAGAGCCACAATGTTGGGCCTCGCATTATGGACACAAGAGGTCAAGATCTTCCAAGAGGCCCTTGGAGCTGGTTGAATGCACAGGGATCCGGATTGCAAACCTCCTTTGCTGGGGGGTGTGCCAGGCGCcgcttctccctcccactgctgctgctcggcCAGGTCCCCGAGGCATCGGCACAGCGGGCTCAGAGTGCAGCTGTACTGAGCTGGCACGATGTACTCCAGCAGCCGGGGCTATAAGACCTGGAGAGAAGAGCCAGACATCTCTGACTCAGCTCCCACTTCTCCTGCACCTGGGAGATGCCTTGATAATGCAAGGGCACCAACTGGTCACCTACTTGGCTCATGCCACGCACTGAGACATCCACATTTTCCAGCAGCTCTACACAGGTGGCTCAGATGCTGTGTTCCTCCTCAGCATCCGCACTGCAAAGGTTTGTGGACGACTGCACAAGACACAGAGAGAAAGCTCAGGAGTAGCAGAGACACTAGCAGGGCACTCAGTCTCCATCTCTTCTGCAGCCAGCGTGGGTTACGTCTTGACAACTGCCACATTTGTCCTTCCCTTGTCCGCCCAAGAAAACCTTTCACATTCAGCGCAGCGCACACCAATGTGCAGGCATCACCCCTCCGCTCCGTCTGCCCCGGGGGCcagccagctccatcctctgtgtccCCTCAATGTGACTGTCACTGGCCAAGCCACGTCCTGGGCACCGAGACACATCCTCGGGGTCTATTTTTACTCGAGAGCATTTCTGTTCTCAAGtgactctgcctggctgccctggggcaccccgtgctcctgctccagccagtgccaggcttccccctgctcgGACATCAGCACCAAGCGCCCACCCTCCATTTCTCTTACCATTTGGCTGCTAGATGAGCTGGCCTGCTTGAAAATATAGGCTACCAgctcccaggcccactcctccaggCCATGCACAGTGAGCACCGTCCTGCTGAAATGGAGCACAGCCTTCTTcacctgggagggaggagaggacaggTGGGAATGAGGACCGTCCTTGTGCCCAAAGGGTGGAGCGGCCGACCATGGCACGAGCCCTCCCTCAGCCCTtgcacagggtggcagggaggaaggagggtccTCAGACCTCCAATTTGACTTCAAGGTTTATAAAGAGGAGCCCACTCACACGGGCAAgacagcagtgtgtccttgacatGCAACAGCCCCATGATggctgctcagggaaagcagatgCCCTCCCACCCACCAGCAATGGGAGGGATAACActtccctggcccctggctctcCCCAACTATGGATGCAGAGGGGCAAACTCCCTGCAATGCTTGCCCTGGAGATGCTGAGAGGGAGGAAAGGTTTTCCCTACACGAGGTGCAAGGATCTGGGGTGGGAATATTGTGCCAGGCCCACGTGCCATCCCTAGCACAGCCACTGCTCACACACCACCTCACCTCAATGCTCTCATCACTAAGCGTGCCCCTCATGGCCTGCACCATGTCACATTTTTTCTCCCGCATCTCCGGCactggaaggagaaggagggcaCGGTGTGGGCTTGCTTTGGGCACCCACCTCCACAGTGGGATGCACCCTGGTTTCAGAAGACCTGCTTGTGGCGACCCGCACGGCCCCCTGTCTCTACTCTGCAACCAGCTCTTGGGCCAGAACAAGGTCTCATTCAACCTCTTCACTTGGGAGTGTGGCCAGGAAAGGTGCccgagcaggatttggccccagcACTCCTGCATCATCCTGCAGGATGCAGGGTGCTCCTGGCCTTCTGAGACCGAGCAGCAGAGGATGGAGGTCTGGCTCTAGCTCTCCGCAGCCAGGGCTCTTGCGCACAGCTGGAGCGGGACAGGTTATTAATCCTGGCCAGTCCTAACGCAGGGCCTGACGGGTCAGCCGAGACGGCAGCCGACACGTTTGCTCTGCTCACACTTACGGTCAGCAGCAAGGATGCCACTGAAAATGGAGAGGGACGCCACACGGCTTGCCTCCTTGTcggcctggagccaggagcccacaaaggaaataaattggtctggggagagacaggcttTGGGGAGAAGAGCACAACCCTGGTGAGCTCAGCGCTCCTCGTTCCCGTTCCCCCCCAGGGTTTGGCCCAGTGCAGGGAGGTCCGAAGGAAACCCCCGTGGCACCTGGACTCTCTCGTCCTTACCGAGCAGACCGAGACAGTACAACACCTTGGCATGGTTCTCTGGTCTCGGCAGCTGCGCGTGATCACACacctgtgggaggaagggaagggaagggatgctcCACAGTCCCATCTGCATGGGGATGAAAGTGTGGCGTGGATCCTCAAGTCCCACTTTCCATGACTTGAACCAGAGTTTTCCTGAGCCCCAGGAGacatcactgccaccacagcaagAGCCAACAACATAAAGGTCCAGACCATAAACCTGAGGGGATCCTGGCTTCCAAGTCCCTTCAGCAGCACGGCTGCTCTTGGTTGGACTCGTGCCACGGGGGGGATCGTT
Coding sequences:
- the LOC132251786 gene encoding maestro heat-like repeat-containing protein family member 2B, encoding MDLKLTLIRSVTEISRAIQDADGSQSFQFTYKEELLGYMLDFIKEEPMDSLASPVRLTAMLAIKHLSKVKPSLNRDANRSLLETCLRCLVPLPAVQHLTQEGETAQDSLQIQSLHELSMQALGELMRGLLEEDPTESWVMEMFHLLEPWLSVDKEWERDRALQGSAQLLAACREAVYCRLQEPFGKTGFLLGLLAPYSCASLATSRLWAADCIACLLPIQDQSMGMDAAEEELKGIREELKASTPETVLAASSRMAKVLGKYCPSSQTHEFMETMLTGMLRASPTCATAGGHWLLRIIKEHGEALLKEVPDILGTITMHMPAMQEGCMKSCLLEAVASLAGFHVEAVTSSLLCRPLPMDSDTSELWWAMGGGDDFSIHVLHLFLAKLDHRAETESSSLTVAFEPLAATCAALEIISTLQCGQVLRDMLPAMLRALVEQTSHTVGQKMPAPGGSLSSITEGQVHVVGNPCR